From the Ruminiclostridium josui JCM 17888 genome, one window contains:
- a CDS encoding tail fiber domain-containing protein, translated as MSNEIKRMNYFDGLLLKKEDLELDQDYHKNFHRMHNRFFHNWGIVDGLKVEAVGNYPQVKVTKGLALNSTIDEKTKEKISQEIWISDNHPDNPVNLSEYDVNEDIYIMVSYKEVESDVDIKKGGDKKIHIWERSEIKHSRIKPDPKTKDEITDIIVARVRLKDAGSGQKTIEGIYDTAEDGVVHAVTQGTSQEFQKISIGAQEKTNLPYIDGLSDPTLGQNDGLEVHSPYTKFSGSVITGNLKANGNTDLNGALSVNINNVPALKVDSKGSVTISKTAAVAGVLSATGGLNVSGDNTTIDTTHVVMTGNMLTVNKYTPKDNETEPRLQSSGVEVYRSKELPYAKLIWDENEKVWKAGTDKKDDIPESGIYKLAYGPDWDAMHNGSNVDNLHKHSYIHDANGNISLTAEDGNVNVTNDIVVGGTIVTQNGIEVPGNDLKAKLIWNKSDRRWQIGIENDMYNIPYGRAWEDLTTGTNADSLHTHSEVYNNDGDLAISVGPTGDVKINSNLTVGEDLTVQGTLTVLNPATEYKQINQVVTENVVIVNKPDNGQAPVKEGGLEVYRGDGYENARIIWDEGSSTWKMGTGSNMSEIPSGIEWEYLTHGQVIDNMHSHGKLSMEDGTVVAAVDKNGNVDIDKNLSVSGNLIVDNDEYIQGDVDVKGSVTIDGDLTVIGTPTVIKQNILEIENNTIMANKYTGAAQPINNEGGLEVYRGSDSNQARLVWNEKEGIWKVGTKNSMYELAYGDKWEVLTKNKIADNLHWHSSVCDTKGNTAISTVADDRITINKPTEVKGDLDVTGNINLTGDLKVVGSVTNVEKTDLKVQDNVILLNKFDGDEIPLNESGLEIFRGTSKDNARLIWDEKDSIWKIGVGNNLSEIACGSAWQKLSKKGNADALHTHGQLYNTKGNILSLSTTSTGNVDIKHDLTVSQDLTVSGNLNVKGDVTAIKSTNIELEGNKLTMNKSESGEVKKGTSTLSVYRGLDEKSAILSWDEEAGVWKIGMSDWTWAQEYSGQEMVPSGNSACLVVNNDGSIQTPIAKIEKELSTGSALIGDVLSLQKDGIQINRVNETATYLKFDTNFWKLGFGDVNCISATSNGMVGIGKLNPEERLDVDGNAIVHGNMEIIGNSEVKGKLSAGSADINGSLNLGGSIVLNGGIEVKRQVASDGTERPNAKILWDEQKCAWTFGFGDHLFELNLNNTFLPSKLYTSGGGGVVVVVDNYGNVKIGDAKTTGGKLDIYSDTFVNGKLTLANSSGTTLKIAAEGLEIPRNTEKPAKLLWNEKNKVWQAGIEGSIQEICLGNHTHNNVCTSTGTEVIYVDNSGNVGVGKSIPEAKLDVAGNLRVTSVDVSGSLIAKGNVKSETADVNGTLKAGNISITNDLTIGGNLVVNGDTVTVNTKTLEVEDNIITLNKYNSQTQPVPNQAGIEVFRGGTVNNAQIIWDELGKVWQAGTTDKMKTICFTDHTHPEYNYSGISELTAALKVSNGNIGIGTPTPSEKLSVTGDVGVSGTVKTSNLVTNTIRTNSESISITGNVGVTGALSVGKGVVTKIDKGIEVTGSNSNTGKITWNESSGAWQAGNINNMKTICFTDHTHPEYNYSGISELTAALKVSNGNIGIGTPTPSEKLSVTGDVGVSGTVKTSNLVTNTIRTNSESISLTGNVEVSGALSVGKSVVTKLNKGIEVTGSNSTKGIITWNESSGEWQAGTTDDMKTICFTDHTHPEFNLTSALTVSNGNIGIGTSSPTEKLSVAGNVVVTGTLSASGTIINNTGIELTRIDQNNAKIFWDEKTTSWKAGTKTDSDQIALSKHTHNTLYSKTDPIVNVSDDGDVGIGRTPENGVRLSVEGDIKANNITATTLTQTSSRTLKENISALPLKTAIDLLKKLNPVTFDYKNDSLKKHNIGFIAEDVPEIFASDDCKSISVMDIVAVLTSVVKKQHSESIAIKKQLSALQKQVAGLLGV; from the coding sequence ATGTCAAACGAAATCAAGCGTATGAATTATTTCGATGGACTATTGCTAAAAAAAGAAGACCTTGAGCTTGATCAAGACTATCATAAAAATTTTCACCGTATGCACAACAGGTTTTTTCATAACTGGGGAATTGTAGATGGCCTCAAGGTCGAAGCAGTAGGAAACTATCCTCAGGTAAAGGTGACTAAAGGACTGGCACTAAATAGTACAATAGATGAAAAAACTAAAGAGAAAATCAGTCAGGAGATATGGATTAGTGATAACCATCCGGATAACCCCGTAAACTTATCTGAATATGATGTAAATGAAGATATTTACATCATGGTATCATATAAAGAAGTAGAATCAGATGTAGATATCAAAAAGGGCGGGGATAAAAAAATCCACATTTGGGAGCGCTCAGAAATAAAACACAGCAGAATTAAACCAGACCCGAAAACCAAGGACGAAATTACAGACATCATTGTAGCGCGTGTCAGGTTAAAGGATGCAGGCTCAGGACAAAAGACCATTGAAGGAATTTACGATACGGCAGAAGATGGAGTAGTACACGCTGTTACGCAGGGAACTTCACAGGAGTTTCAGAAAATTTCAATAGGTGCACAGGAAAAAACAAATCTTCCATACATAGACGGGCTTTCAGATCCAACCCTTGGTCAAAATGATGGATTGGAAGTTCATTCACCGTATACGAAATTTTCAGGTTCAGTAATAACAGGAAACTTAAAAGCAAATGGTAATACAGATTTAAATGGAGCATTATCAGTTAATATTAATAATGTACCCGCCCTAAAAGTTGATTCAAAAGGCAGTGTGACTATATCCAAGACTGCTGCAGTAGCAGGTGTCCTGTCAGCGACGGGAGGACTTAATGTAAGCGGTGACAATACAACTATTGATACAACACATGTGGTTATGACTGGTAATATGCTTACGGTAAACAAGTATACCCCAAAGGACAATGAAACAGAACCAAGATTACAGAGCAGTGGCGTTGAAGTATACAGAAGCAAAGAGCTTCCATATGCAAAACTGATTTGGGATGAGAATGAAAAAGTTTGGAAGGCAGGAACCGACAAGAAGGACGATATTCCTGAAAGCGGTATATATAAGCTTGCATATGGTCCTGATTGGGATGCAATGCATAATGGTTCAAATGTGGACAATCTTCATAAACACAGTTATATACATGATGCCAATGGAAATATTTCATTGACAGCTGAAGATGGAAATGTCAATGTAACCAACGATATAGTTGTAGGAGGAACAATAGTAACCCAAAATGGTATTGAAGTGCCGGGCAACGATTTGAAGGCGAAACTTATATGGAATAAAAGTGACCGTCGCTGGCAAATTGGTATAGAAAATGACATGTACAATATACCATATGGCAGAGCATGGGAAGATTTAACAACTGGCACAAATGCGGACTCACTTCATACACACAGTGAAGTTTATAACAATGATGGAGATTTGGCAATAAGTGTAGGTCCCACAGGAGATGTTAAAATCAACTCGAATCTGACAGTGGGTGAAGACCTTACAGTACAAGGAACGCTGACGGTACTAAATCCGGCTACGGAATATAAGCAAATTAATCAGGTAGTCACAGAAAATGTAGTAATTGTCAATAAACCTGATAATGGGCAAGCTCCTGTTAAAGAAGGTGGCTTGGAAGTATATCGTGGAGATGGTTATGAAAATGCAAGAATAATATGGGATGAAGGTAGCTCCACATGGAAAATGGGAACAGGCAGTAATATGTCGGAAATACCATCAGGTATTGAGTGGGAGTACCTTACACATGGACAGGTTATTGACAATATGCACAGCCATGGAAAACTTTCAATGGAGGATGGAACAGTAGTTGCAGCCGTTGACAAGAATGGTAATGTAGATATTGATAAAAATCTAAGTGTTTCAGGAAATCTTATTGTAGATAATGACGAGTATATTCAGGGTGACGTTGACGTAAAAGGTTCTGTTACAATAGATGGTGATTTGACTGTAATAGGAACTCCAACTGTAATCAAACAAAATATTCTTGAAATAGAAAACAACACAATCATGGCCAACAAATATACAGGGGCAGCTCAGCCTATAAATAATGAAGGTGGTTTGGAAGTATATCGCGGCAGTGATTCTAATCAAGCACGACTTGTTTGGAATGAAAAAGAAGGAATCTGGAAAGTTGGCACAAAAAATTCCATGTACGAGCTTGCGTATGGAGATAAATGGGAAGTTTTAACTAAGAATAAGATAGCTGATAACCTTCATTGGCATTCATCAGTATGTGATACCAAGGGTAATACTGCAATCAGTACTGTAGCAGATGACAGAATCACAATAAATAAACCAACGGAGGTTAAAGGAGATCTTGATGTAACTGGAAACATAAATTTGACTGGAGACCTTAAAGTAGTTGGCTCAGTTACAAATGTAGAGAAAACTGATCTTAAAGTCCAGGACAATGTAATACTTCTTAACAAATTTGATGGAGATGAAATACCTTTAAATGAAAGTGGATTAGAAATTTTCAGGGGAACTTCAAAAGACAATGCCCGATTGATATGGGATGAAAAGGATTCTATATGGAAAATAGGCGTTGGAAATAACCTTAGTGAAATAGCTTGTGGATCTGCATGGCAGAAACTTTCTAAAAAAGGTAACGCAGATGCTCTTCATACCCACGGTCAGCTTTACAATACAAAGGGCAACATACTTTCTTTAAGTACAACATCAACAGGAAATGTTGACATAAAACACGACTTGACTGTAAGTCAAGACCTTACTGTATCCGGAAACCTTAATGTAAAAGGTGATGTAACAGCAATAAAAAGTACCAATATAGAACTTGAAGGTAACAAACTTACTATGAATAAAAGTGAGTCTGGAGAGGTTAAAAAGGGAACAAGTACTCTTTCGGTTTACAGGGGGCTTGATGAAAAAAGTGCAATTCTTAGTTGGGACGAAGAGGCAGGAGTATGGAAAATAGGAATGTCCGATTGGACCTGGGCTCAGGAATATAGTGGTCAGGAAATGGTTCCGTCGGGTAATTCAGCATGTTTGGTTGTTAACAATGATGGAAGTATACAGACTCCTATTGCAAAAATAGAGAAAGAATTAAGCACTGGAAGTGCACTAATCGGAGATGTCCTTTCACTTCAAAAGGATGGTATACAGATAAACAGAGTAAACGAGACAGCAACATATTTGAAGTTTGATACGAATTTTTGGAAATTGGGATTTGGAGATGTTAATTGTATCAGTGCTACCAGCAACGGGATGGTTGGAATAGGTAAATTAAATCCAGAAGAAAGGCTTGACGTAGATGGAAATGCAATTGTACACGGCAACATGGAAATTATTGGTAACTCCGAAGTTAAAGGTAAATTATCTGCTGGAAGTGCTGACATAAACGGTAGCTTAAATTTAGGCGGAAGTATAGTATTGAACGGGGGAATAGAAGTCAAAAGACAGGTTGCCTCGGACGGAACAGAACGACCTAATGCCAAAATTTTATGGGATGAACAAAAATGTGCATGGACATTTGGATTTGGTGACCATTTATTTGAACTAAATCTCAACAATACATTTCTTCCTTCAAAATTATATACAAGCGGCGGTGGTGGCGTTGTAGTAGTTGTGGACAATTACGGTAATGTCAAAATAGGTGATGCAAAGACTACTGGAGGAAAACTTGACATATACAGTGATACATTTGTTAACGGTAAATTAACATTAGCAAACTCTTCGGGTACAACATTAAAAATTGCTGCTGAAGGTTTGGAGATACCCAGAAACACCGAAAAGCCGGCCAAATTACTCTGGAATGAAAAGAACAAGGTCTGGCAAGCAGGAATAGAAGGTTCCATTCAAGAAATCTGCTTAGGGAATCATACACACAATAATGTATGTACTTCTACTGGGACAGAAGTAATTTATGTTGATAACAGTGGAAACGTTGGGGTTGGAAAGAGCATACCCGAAGCAAAACTTGATGTTGCAGGAAATTTAAGGGTAACTTCAGTTGATGTCTCTGGAAGTCTTATTGCAAAAGGCAATGTCAAGAGTGAAACTGCTGATGTAAACGGTACGTTAAAAGCTGGCAATATCAGTATAACCAATGACTTGACAATAGGTGGTAATCTGGTTGTAAATGGTGACACAGTTACAGTTAATACAAAAACATTAGAAGTTGAAGATAATATTATAACTCTAAACAAGTATAATTCTCAGACTCAACCTGTCCCCAATCAAGCCGGAATCGAGGTGTTCCGCGGAGGTACCGTAAACAATGCCCAGATTATATGGGATGAACTGGGTAAGGTATGGCAAGCAGGGACTACAGATAAAATGAAAACCATATGCTTTACTGACCATACGCACCCAGAATATAATTATAGCGGAATTTCAGAGCTTACTGCAGCATTAAAAGTAAGTAATGGGAATATAGGTATAGGAACTCCAACACCTTCCGAAAAGCTATCCGTTACAGGGGATGTAGGAGTTTCAGGAACTGTGAAGACTTCTAATCTAGTTACAAATACTATAAGAACAAATAGCGAGAGTATAAGTATAACAGGAAATGTTGGAGTTACAGGAGCACTATCAGTCGGTAAAGGCGTCGTTACAAAAATAGATAAAGGAATTGAAGTAACAGGAAGTAACTCAAATACGGGTAAAATTACATGGAATGAATCAAGTGGAGCATGGCAAGCAGGTAACATCAATAATATGAAAACCATATGTTTTACTGACCATACGCACCCAGAATATAATTATAGCGGAATTTCAGAGCTTACTGCAGCATTAAAAGTAAGTAATGGGAATATAGGTATAGGAACTCCAACACCTTCCGAAAAGCTATCCGTTACAGGGGATGTAGGAGTTTCAGGAACTGTGAAGACTTCTAATCTAGTTACAAATACTATAAGAACAAATAGCGAGAGTATAAGTTTAACAGGAAATGTAGAAGTTTCAGGAGCACTATCAGTCGGTAAAAGCGTCGTTACAAAATTAAATAAGGGAATTGAAGTAACAGGAAGTAACTCAACTAAGGGTATAATTACATGGAATGAATCAAGTGGAGAATGGCAAGCAGGTACTACCGATGACATGAAAACCATATGCTTTACTGACCATACACACCCAGAGTTTAATCTTACTTCAGCATTAACAGTAAGTAATGGAAATATAGGCATAGGAACTTCATCACCTACCGAAAAGCTATCCGTTGCAGGAAATGTAGTAGTTACAGGAACACTGTCAGCGAGTGGTACAATAATAAATAATACTGGAATTGAATTAACCAGAATCGACCAAAATAACGCCAAGATTTTCTGGGATGAAAAAACTACCTCATGGAAAGCCGGTACAAAAACAGACTCTGACCAAATAGCTCTTAGTAAACATACACATAACACCCTTTATTCAAAAACTGATCCCATAGTAAATGTAAGTGATGATGGTGACGTAGGAATAGGTAGAACTCCTGAAAATGGAGTCAGATTGTCTGTAGAAGGTGATATTAAGGCTAATAACATAACAGCAACGACATTGACCCAAACGTCATCTAGAACCCTTAAGGAAAATATATCAGCACTGCCATTAAAAACAGCAATAGATTTATTGAAAAAACTAAATCCTGTCACATTTGATTATAAAAATGACAGTTTGAAAAAACATAATATAGGTTTTATTGCGGAGGATGTTCCTGAGATATTTGCCAGTGATGATTGCAAATCAATATCAGTAATGGATATTGTAGCAGTATTAACATCTGTAGTAAAAAAACAACACTCTGAATCAATAGCAATAAAGAAACAACTGTCTGCATTACAAAAACAGGTAGCAGGATTACTTGGAGTTTAA
- a CDS encoding IS30 family transposase encodes MSNLIPGNQKHLTLDNRIFIEKSLDNNLPFKVIAKYLCKDPTTVSKEVKKHRSLTPRNNFVSHNHCVHRGKCGLTNVFKRTVACKKQCRTCNACNTHCDQFKNEICSKVLKAPFVCNGCSKKAGCRLDKYFYKATQANRQYKTILVESRNGINISEDSLNQMDAIVTPLILQGQTPYQILKNHPEIKCSEKTIYNYIASGVLSVKNIDLPRKVKYKPRKQDRPKAKDTGIFEGRTYNDFMKYMEAHPETNVVEMDTVVGCEGSRKVLLTLFFRSCKLMLIYLLPDKTATSVKKTFDHLEEKMSPIGFYNTFPVILTDRGTEFSNPEGLECGIDNTIRTSIFFCDPMASWQKPGIEKNHEYIRSVLPKGSSFDKLTQWDVTRLANHINSTARASLNGRTPLELAQLLLEKHALNAFGLREISCDDIILKPKLLK; translated from the coding sequence ATGTCTAATTTAATACCAGGAAACCAAAAACATCTTACCCTAGATAATAGGATTTTTATTGAAAAATCACTAGACAACAATTTACCTTTTAAAGTAATTGCGAAATATTTGTGCAAAGACCCTACTACTGTTTCAAAGGAAGTCAAGAAACACCGTTCTCTTACTCCTAGAAACAATTTTGTATCCCATAATCATTGTGTTCATCGTGGTAAATGTGGCCTTACAAATGTCTTCAAACGTACTGTTGCTTGTAAGAAGCAATGCAGAACATGTAATGCTTGTAATACCCATTGTGACCAGTTTAAAAATGAAATATGCAGTAAAGTATTAAAGGCTCCTTTTGTTTGTAACGGTTGTTCTAAAAAAGCTGGATGCAGGCTTGATAAATATTTCTACAAAGCAACTCAGGCTAATCGTCAATATAAGACTATCCTTGTTGAATCTAGAAATGGAATCAATATATCTGAAGATTCACTTAATCAGATGGATGCAATTGTCACACCTTTAATTTTGCAGGGGCAGACTCCGTACCAAATACTTAAAAATCATCCCGAAATAAAATGTTCTGAAAAAACAATTTATAATTATATTGCATCTGGTGTGTTATCTGTGAAAAACATTGATCTCCCCAGAAAAGTAAAGTATAAGCCTCGCAAACAAGACAGACCAAAAGCCAAAGATACAGGGATTTTTGAAGGACGAACTTATAATGATTTCATGAAATATATGGAAGCCCATCCAGAGACGAATGTTGTTGAAATGGATACAGTAGTCGGTTGTGAGGGTAGCCGAAAAGTACTACTTACATTATTCTTTCGCAGCTGCAAATTGATGTTAATTTATCTATTGCCAGATAAGACAGCAACTTCTGTTAAAAAAACATTTGACCATCTGGAAGAAAAAATGTCTCCTATCGGCTTCTACAACACATTTCCAGTTATTTTAACAGACAGAGGTACGGAGTTTTCAAACCCAGAAGGACTGGAATGTGGGATTGATAATACCATACGCACATCCATATTTTTTTGTGATCCTATGGCTTCGTGGCAAAAACCAGGTATAGAAAAGAACCACGAATATATACGTTCTGTTCTTCCCAAAGGCTCATCCTTTGATAAACTAACGCAATGGGATGTAACAAGACTTGCAAATCATATTAACAGTACAGCAAGAGCCAGTCTAAATGGTAGAACCCCATTAGAACTGGCTCAATTGCTACTGGAAAAACATGCATTAAATGCATTCGGACTAAGAGAGATATCCTGCGACGATATCATCCTAAAACCAAAACTGCTGAAATAG
- a CDS encoding threonine/serine exporter family protein → METKKVVEIAVLAAEILLSNGAEAYRVEDTISKICSSYGLTGECISNLTGIFISITGPDGEMVTSIKRIRQRRVDLYRVELINSFSRSLMEKPVSYEEAKRILRDITDAPSFNLGIRLMAASMTSFVYTLFFKGTIPDAIVALIISLGIYFILQKIDEVGFFQFLQYFLSGLLIGALSISIQHLLPIIQKDNVITGAIIVLLPGVSLTNGIKDILYGDYVSGLAQFGEAVLIIIAMSAGIVSALSLFMKWM, encoded by the coding sequence ATGGAGACAAAAAAGGTTGTTGAAATAGCAGTATTAGCTGCAGAAATACTGTTGAGCAATGGAGCAGAAGCTTACAGAGTAGAGGATACTATATCTAAAATATGTAGTTCGTATGGTTTAACTGGTGAATGTATTTCAAATCTTACCGGTATTTTTATTTCAATAACAGGTCCAGACGGTGAAATGGTTACATCAATAAAAAGGATACGTCAAAGGCGTGTGGATTTGTACAGGGTTGAACTCATAAACTCCTTTTCAAGAAGCCTGATGGAAAAACCTGTTTCATATGAAGAAGCAAAGCGAATTCTAAGGGATATAACCGATGCTCCAAGCTTTAACCTTGGAATAAGATTAATGGCAGCCAGTATGACCTCATTTGTATATACATTATTTTTTAAGGGAACCATTCCTGATGCGATAGTAGCTTTGATAATCAGCCTGGGAATTTATTTTATTCTTCAAAAAATTGACGAAGTTGGTTTTTTTCAATTTCTCCAATACTTTTTATCCGGGTTATTAATAGGAGCATTAAGTATCTCAATACAGCATTTGCTTCCTATTATTCAAAAGGATAATGTAATAACCGGAGCAATAATTGTACTATTACCTGGAGTATCCCTCACAAACGGCATAAAGGATATACTGTATGGTGACTATGTTTCTGGACTTGCACAATTTGGCGAGGCTGTACTTATAATTATTGCAATGAGTGCAGGTATAGTAAGTGCATTATCGCTATTTATGAAATGGATGTGA
- a CDS encoding threonine/serine exporter family protein translates to MFQQTVLAFFGSIFPVILFNIDRRKILWAGFCGAIGWIIYSLVYENTNNPILSSFFGGLTVGIYSESMARILKTPTFEFLIPGIFPLVPGMMAYRTLLFIVENNMSSAFSSGTQTLAVGGAIGFGIMLATTIFKFISRIQKNRKKLLTKL, encoded by the coding sequence ATGTTTCAGCAAACCGTGCTGGCTTTTTTTGGAAGTATATTTCCGGTTATACTATTTAATATTGATAGGAGAAAAATACTATGGGCAGGTTTTTGTGGAGCTATTGGCTGGATTATATACAGCCTTGTATATGAAAATACAAACAATCCCATATTGTCATCTTTTTTTGGTGGGCTTACTGTTGGTATTTACAGTGAATCCATGGCAAGAATACTTAAAACACCTACATTTGAATTTTTGATACCAGGAATATTTCCACTGGTACCGGGAATGATGGCATATAGAACACTGCTATTTATAGTAGAAAATAACATGTCCTCAGCTTTCAGCAGCGGAACTCAGACATTAGCAGTAGGCGGTGCAATCGGTTTTGGAATAATGCTTGCAACTACAATTTTTAAATTTATATCGAGAATACAAAAGAACAGAAAAAAGTTGCTAACCAAATTATAA